A DNA window from Bradyrhizobium barranii subsp. barranii contains the following coding sequences:
- a CDS encoding methyl-accepting chemotaxis protein has product MFGRNPHGNAQAQLDAIGRSQATIEFALDGTILTANENFLKALGYGLEEIKGKHHSMFVPADQRGGAAYKAFWSALKSGEFQAAEFKRIAKGGREIWIEASYNPVLDGDGKPIKVVKIATDITAKKINAMTEASKVSAIGRAQAVIEFKLDGTIVTANQNFCQALGYSLAEIEGKHHSLFVAPAERDSAAYREFWARLNRGEYQAGEYKRIGKGGREVWILASYNPLLDENGKPFGVAKFATDVTAEKLKNADLAGQISAIDKAQAVIEFNMDGTIITANANFLGTLGYSLAEIKGKHHSMFVEPSERDGAAYREFWATLNRGQYQAAEYKRIGKGGKEVYIQASYNPILDLNGKPFKVVKYATDTTRQVLVRMGNERVRGMMESVAAGSEELNASVREISEAMTKSRETAMSAVEQVASADAQAQRLTEAAKAMSGIIEMINSITSQINLLALNATIESARAGEAGRGFAVVASEVKSLANQARQATDKIGQEIGSLNGISGDVVSALGSIKQAINNVSEYVTSTAAAVEEQSTVTNEMSTSMQRAAAEAAAMAARA; this is encoded by the coding sequence ATGTTTGGTCGTAATCCCCATGGAAATGCCCAGGCACAGCTCGACGCCATCGGCCGTTCGCAGGCGACGATCGAATTTGCACTGGATGGCACCATCCTCACCGCGAACGAGAATTTCCTGAAGGCCCTGGGCTATGGGCTGGAGGAGATCAAGGGAAAGCATCACTCCATGTTCGTGCCCGCCGATCAGCGAGGCGGCGCGGCGTACAAGGCGTTCTGGTCCGCGTTGAAGAGCGGCGAGTTCCAGGCCGCGGAGTTCAAGCGGATTGCAAAGGGCGGTCGCGAGATCTGGATCGAGGCGTCGTATAATCCCGTGCTTGACGGCGACGGCAAGCCGATCAAGGTCGTGAAGATCGCGACCGATATCACCGCGAAGAAGATCAATGCCATGACGGAAGCCTCCAAGGTGTCCGCCATCGGCCGCGCCCAGGCCGTCATCGAGTTCAAGCTCGACGGCACTATCGTGACTGCGAACCAGAATTTCTGCCAGGCGCTCGGCTATTCGCTGGCCGAGATCGAGGGCAAGCATCACAGCCTGTTCGTAGCCCCCGCTGAGCGCGACAGCGCGGCCTATCGCGAATTCTGGGCCAGACTCAACCGCGGTGAATACCAGGCGGGCGAATACAAACGCATCGGCAAGGGCGGCCGCGAGGTCTGGATCCTCGCCTCTTATAACCCGCTGCTCGACGAGAACGGCAAGCCGTTCGGCGTTGCCAAATTTGCGACCGACGTCACCGCGGAGAAGCTGAAGAACGCCGACCTCGCTGGTCAGATCTCGGCGATCGACAAGGCGCAGGCCGTGATCGAATTCAACATGGACGGCACGATCATCACCGCCAATGCCAATTTTCTCGGCACGCTCGGCTATTCGCTGGCCGAGATCAAGGGCAAGCATCACAGCATGTTCGTCGAGCCGTCGGAGCGCGACGGCGCTGCCTATCGCGAGTTCTGGGCAACGCTCAATCGCGGCCAGTACCAGGCGGCTGAATATAAGCGCATCGGCAAGGGCGGCAAGGAGGTCTACATCCAGGCCTCCTACAACCCGATCCTCGATCTCAACGGCAAGCCGTTCAAGGTCGTGAAATACGCCACTGACACCACGCGGCAGGTGCTGGTCCGCATGGGCAATGAGCGCGTCCGCGGCATGATGGAATCGGTCGCCGCAGGCTCGGAGGAGCTGAACGCGTCGGTGCGCGAGATCTCCGAAGCGATGACCAAGTCCCGCGAGACCGCGATGAGCGCGGTGGAGCAGGTTGCCTCTGCCGACGCGCAGGCGCAGCGGCTGACCGAGGCGGCGAAGGCGATGAGCGGCATCATCGAGATGATCAACAGCATTACCAGTCAGATCAACCTGCTCGCGCTCAACGCCACGATCGAATCGGCGCGCGCCGGCGAGGCTGGCCGCGGCTTCGCGGTGGTCGCTTCCGAGGTGAAGAGCCTCGCCAATCAGGCGAGACAGGCGACCGACAAGATCGGCCAGGAGATCGGCAGCCTCAACGGCATCTCCGGCGACGTCGTCAGCGCGCTCGGCTCGATCAAGCAGGCCATCAACAACGTCAGCGAATACGTCACCTCGACAGCCGCCGCCGTCGAGGAGCAGAGCACGGTCACGAACGAGATGTCGACCAGCATGCAGCGCGCCGCCGCGGAAGCTGCTGCGATGGCGGCAAGGGCGTAA
- the mutS gene encoding DNA mismatch repair protein MutS: protein MTMQQPIPVPPPDEAPTPPAEAIARVTPMMEQYLEIKAAHQGLLLFYRMGDFYELFFEDAEIASKTLGIVLTKRGKHQGADIPMCGVPVERSEDYLHRLISAGHRVAVCEQTEDPAAAKARGNKSVVRRGVVRLVTPGTLTEDTLLDARANNYLLAIARARASGGGDRFGLAWIDISTAEFTVMECSSGELAATLARINPNEAIVTDALYNDSELGQTLRELPAVTPLTRDVFDGATAEKRLCDYFAVATMDGLAQLTRLEATAAAAAVTYVDRTQVGKHPPLSPPAREASGATMAIDPATRANLELTRTLAGERRGSLLDAIDCTVTSAGSRLLAQRLAAPLTDALAIARRLDAVSAFVADSAAREDIRSILRGAPDMSRALARLSVGRGGPRDLAGLRDGIIAADQVLTRLGELDQPPQEIAVVMAALQRPSRELASEFASALDEQLPLIKRDGGFVRQGYEPALDETRSLRDASRLVVASMQARYADHTGVKGLKIRHNNVLGYFVEVTAQHGDKLMSAPLNATFIHRQTLAGQVRFTTSELGEIEAKIANAGDRALGLELEIFERLSAKALDISDDLRAAAHAFALLDVATSLAKLAVDDNYVRPDVDDSLGFAIEAGRHPVVEQALKRNGEPFIANACDLSPTPAQKSGQLWLLTGPNMAGKSTFLRQNALIALLAQIGSFVPATRARIGIIDRLFSRVGAADDLARGRSTFMVEMVETAAILNQAGERALVILDEIGRGTATFDGLSIAWAAIEHLHESNRCRTLFATHYHELTALSAKLPRMFNATVRVKEWQGNVVFLHEVLPGSADRSYGIQVAKLAGLPPAVITRAKSVLAKLEAQDRGQTARALADDLPLFAVPSRAAAEAAPPTEAELLMDAVKALHPDEMSPREALDALYALKGKLPKQ from the coding sequence ATGACAATGCAACAGCCGATACCTGTGCCGCCCCCTGACGAAGCGCCCACGCCGCCGGCGGAAGCCATCGCGCGCGTCACGCCGATGATGGAACAGTACCTTGAAATCAAGGCGGCTCATCAGGGCCTGCTGCTGTTCTACCGGATGGGCGACTTCTACGAGCTGTTCTTCGAGGACGCCGAGATCGCCTCGAAGACGCTCGGCATCGTCTTGACCAAGCGCGGCAAGCATCAGGGCGCCGACATCCCGATGTGCGGCGTGCCGGTCGAGCGTTCCGAGGACTATCTGCATCGCCTGATCAGCGCCGGCCACCGGGTCGCCGTGTGCGAGCAGACCGAGGATCCCGCCGCCGCCAAAGCGCGCGGCAACAAGAGCGTGGTGCGCCGTGGCGTGGTGCGGCTGGTCACGCCGGGCACGCTGACCGAGGACACGCTGTTAGACGCGCGCGCCAACAATTATCTGCTGGCGATCGCGCGTGCCCGCGCCTCCGGTGGCGGCGACCGTTTTGGGCTCGCCTGGATCGACATCTCGACCGCCGAATTCACGGTGATGGAATGCTCTAGCGGCGAGCTCGCCGCGACGCTGGCGCGCATCAATCCGAACGAGGCGATCGTCACCGACGCGCTCTACAATGACAGCGAGCTCGGACAGACCTTGCGCGAGCTGCCGGCGGTGACGCCGCTGACCCGCGACGTCTTCGACGGCGCCACCGCGGAAAAACGCCTGTGCGATTATTTCGCCGTCGCGACCATGGACGGGCTGGCGCAACTGACGCGGCTGGAGGCCACCGCCGCAGCCGCCGCCGTCACCTATGTCGACCGCACCCAGGTCGGCAAGCATCCGCCGCTGTCGCCACCCGCGCGCGAGGCCTCGGGCGCGACCATGGCGATCGATCCGGCCACCCGCGCCAATCTCGAACTGACGCGAACGCTCGCGGGTGAACGGCGCGGCTCGCTGCTCGATGCCATCGACTGCACGGTGACCTCGGCCGGCTCGCGCCTGCTGGCGCAGCGACTGGCCGCGCCGCTGACGGACGCGCTCGCAATCGCGCGGCGGCTCGATGCCGTGAGCGCCTTCGTTGCGGACTCCGCTGCGCGTGAAGACATCCGCAGCATCCTGCGCGGCGCGCCCGACATGTCGCGGGCGCTGGCCCGTCTTTCGGTCGGCCGCGGCGGACCGCGCGACCTCGCCGGCCTGCGCGACGGCATCATTGCCGCCGACCAGGTGCTGACGCGCCTCGGCGAGCTCGACCAGCCGCCGCAGGAAATCGCGGTGGTGATGGCGGCCTTGCAGCGTCCGTCGCGCGAGCTCGCATCCGAGTTTGCCAGCGCCCTCGACGAGCAACTGCCGCTGATCAAGCGCGACGGCGGCTTCGTGCGTCAGGGCTACGAGCCCGCGCTCGACGAAACGCGAAGCCTGCGTGATGCTTCGCGCCTCGTCGTGGCCTCGATGCAGGCGCGCTACGCCGATCATACCGGCGTGAAGGGCCTCAAGATCCGGCACAACAACGTGCTCGGCTATTTCGTCGAGGTCACCGCGCAGCACGGCGACAAGCTGATGTCGGCGCCGCTGAATGCGACCTTCATCCACCGCCAGACGCTGGCCGGCCAGGTGCGCTTCACCACCTCGGAGCTCGGCGAGATCGAGGCCAAGATCGCCAATGCCGGCGACCGCGCGCTCGGCCTCGAGCTCGAGATCTTCGAGCGGCTGTCCGCGAAGGCGCTTGATATCAGCGACGATCTGCGCGCCGCCGCCCACGCCTTCGCGCTGCTCGACGTCGCGACCTCGCTGGCCAAGCTCGCGGTTGACGACAATTATGTGCGGCCGGACGTGGATGACTCCCTCGGCTTCGCGATCGAGGCGGGCCGCCATCCCGTGGTCGAGCAGGCCTTGAAGCGCAATGGCGAGCCGTTCATTGCCAATGCCTGCGATCTCTCGCCAACACCGGCGCAAAAATCCGGGCAGCTCTGGCTGCTGACCGGTCCCAACATGGCCGGTAAATCGACCTTCCTGCGCCAGAACGCGCTGATCGCGCTCTTGGCGCAGATCGGCAGCTTCGTGCCCGCCACGCGCGCGCGGATCGGCATCATCGACCGCCTGTTCTCGCGCGTCGGCGCCGCCGACGACCTCGCGCGCGGCCGCTCCACCTTCATGGTGGAGATGGTCGAGACCGCAGCGATCCTGAACCAGGCCGGCGAGCGCGCGCTCGTGATCCTCGACGAGATCGGCCGCGGCACCGCGACGTTCGACGGCCTCTCCATCGCCTGGGCCGCGATCGAGCATCTGCACGAGAGCAACCGCTGCCGCACGCTGTTCGCGACGCATTATCACGAGCTGACCGCGCTCTCGGCAAAACTGCCGCGCATGTTCAACGCGACGGTGCGGGTGAAGGAATGGCAGGGCAATGTCGTGTTCCTGCACGAGGTGCTGCCGGGCTCGGCCGACCGCTCCTACGGCATCCAGGTCGCCAAGCTCGCAGGCCTGCCGCCGGCCGTGATCACGCGCGCCAAATCGGTGCTGGCAAAACTCGAGGCCCAGGATCGCGGCCAGACGGCCCGCGCCCTCGCCGACGATCTGCCGCTGTTCGCTGTGCCCTCGCGCGCCGCCGCAGAAGCCGCGCCGCCGACCGAGGCCGAGCTATTGATGGACGCGGTGAAGGCGCTGCATCCGGACGAGATGTCCCCGCGCGAGGCGCTCGATGCGCTCTATGCGTTGAAGGGCAAGCTGCCGAAGCAGTGA
- the pcaF gene encoding 3-oxoadipyl-CoA thiolase, which translates to MRDVFICDAVRTPIGRFGGSLAKVRADDLAAAPIKALMAKHPNLDWAQVDEVFFGCANQAGEDNRNVARMALLLAGLPDSVPGQTLNRLCASGLDAVGAAGRAIRSGEIELAIAGGVESMTRAPFVMGKAQEAFSRSAEIFDTTIGWRFINPLLKAQYGVDAMPETGENVAEEFQVSRADQDAFAIRSQQRAGAAIAAGYFAEEITPITIPGGKAGPITIDKDEHPRPETTLEGLAKLKPIVRNPGTVTAGNASGVNDGAAAMILASEAAVKKHGLTPRARILGLASAGVPPRIMGIGPVPATRKLMERLGKKISDFDLIELNEAFASQGIACMRQLGVADDADFVNPHGGAIALGHPLGMSGARLALTAVHGMEKRGGKLALATMCVGVGQGVAVAIEKLN; encoded by the coding sequence ATGCGTGACGTCTTTATCTGCGATGCCGTGCGGACCCCGATCGGCCGTTTCGGCGGGTCGCTCGCCAAGGTGCGCGCCGACGACCTCGCGGCGGCCCCGATCAAGGCGCTGATGGCCAAGCATCCCAATCTCGATTGGGCACAGGTCGACGAAGTCTTCTTCGGCTGCGCCAACCAGGCCGGCGAAGACAACCGCAACGTCGCGCGCATGGCGCTGCTGCTTGCGGGCCTGCCGGATTCGGTTCCCGGCCAGACCCTGAACCGGCTCTGCGCCTCCGGCCTCGACGCGGTCGGTGCGGCCGGCCGCGCCATCCGTTCCGGCGAGATCGAGCTTGCGATCGCGGGCGGCGTTGAATCCATGACCCGCGCGCCCTTCGTGATGGGCAAGGCGCAGGAAGCCTTTTCGCGCTCCGCCGAGATTTTTGACACCACCATCGGCTGGCGTTTCATCAATCCGCTGTTGAAGGCGCAGTATGGCGTCGACGCCATGCCGGAGACCGGCGAGAACGTCGCCGAGGAATTCCAGGTCTCGCGCGCCGACCAGGACGCCTTCGCCATCCGTTCGCAGCAGCGCGCGGGCGCGGCGATCGCGGCGGGTTATTTCGCCGAGGAGATCACGCCGATCACCATCCCCGGCGGCAAGGCGGGCCCGATCACGATCGACAAGGACGAGCATCCGCGCCCGGAGACGACGCTGGAAGGCCTGGCAAAACTGAAGCCGATCGTGCGCAATCCCGGCACCGTGACCGCCGGCAACGCCTCCGGCGTCAATGACGGCGCCGCCGCGATGATCCTGGCCTCTGAAGCCGCCGTGAAGAAGCATGGCCTCACCCCGCGCGCCCGCATCCTCGGCCTCGCCTCGGCCGGCGTGCCGCCGCGCATCATGGGCATCGGCCCGGTGCCGGCGACCCGCAAGCTGATGGAGCGCCTCGGCAAGAAGATCAGCGATTTCGACCTGATCGAGCTCAATGAGGCCTTCGCCTCGCAAGGCATCGCCTGCATGCGCCAGCTCGGCGTTGCCGACGATGCCGATTTCGTCAATCCGCATGGCGGTGCCATCGCGCTCGGCCATCCCCTCGGCATGAGCGGCGCGCGCCTCGCGCTCACCGCCGTCCACGGCATGGAAAAGCGCGGCGGCAAGCTCGCGCTGGCCACCATGTGCGTCGGCGTCGGCCAGGGTGTTGCGGTTGCGATCGAGAAGCTGAATTAA
- a CDS encoding dioxygenase family protein — MIIEREQDVTAAALAVMERTSDPRLRQIMVSLVKHLHAFVRDVRLTEKEFRDATAIVAELGKLTTDTHNEVVLMAGSLGVSPLVCLLNNGDQGNTETDQSLLGPFWRLSSPRVENGGSIVRSETPGAPLFVSARVINKDGRPVTGAEIDVWHASPVGLYENQDPDQADMNLRGKFTTDQDGRFAFRSVMMVGYPIPTNGVVGRLLEAQSRHPYRPAHLHALIFKPGFKVLISQVYDPADPHIDSDVQFGVTQALIGKFQRHDTPHPTARDVPTPWYSLDHTYRLEAGEAVLPRPPIK; from the coding sequence ATGATCATCGAGCGCGAGCAGGACGTCACGGCTGCGGCATTGGCGGTGATGGAGCGGACGTCCGATCCGCGGCTGCGCCAGATCATGGTCTCCCTCGTCAAGCATCTGCACGCCTTCGTCCGCGATGTCCGCCTGACCGAGAAGGAATTCCGGGACGCGACCGCGATCGTGGCCGAGCTCGGCAAGCTCACGACCGACACGCACAACGAAGTCGTGCTGATGGCGGGCTCGCTCGGCGTCTCGCCGCTGGTGTGCCTGCTCAACAACGGCGATCAGGGCAATACCGAAACCGATCAGTCGCTGCTCGGCCCGTTCTGGCGGCTGAGCTCGCCGCGGGTCGAGAATGGCGGCTCGATCGTCCGCTCGGAGACGCCCGGCGCGCCGCTGTTCGTCAGCGCCCGCGTCATCAACAAGGACGGCCGTCCCGTCACGGGTGCGGAGATCGATGTCTGGCACGCCTCGCCGGTCGGTCTCTACGAGAACCAGGACCCTGATCAGGCCGACATGAACCTGCGCGGCAAGTTCACGACCGACCAGGACGGACGCTTCGCCTTCCGCTCGGTGATGATGGTGGGCTATCCCATCCCGACCAATGGCGTGGTCGGGCGCCTCCTCGAGGCGCAGAGCCGGCATCCCTATCGGCCCGCGCATCTGCACGCACTGATCTTCAAGCCCGGATTCAAGGTGCTGATCTCGCAGGTCTACGACCCCGCCGACCCGCATATCGACAGCGACGTGCAGTTCGGGGTGACGCAGGCACTGATCGGCAAGTTCCAGCGCCACGACACGCCGCATCCGACCGCACGAGACGTCCCGACCCCCTGGTATTCGCTCGACCACACCTACCGGCTGGAGGCCGGTGAGGCCGTACTGCCGCGTCCGCCGATCAAATAG